The Arachis hypogaea cultivar Tifrunner chromosome 14, arahy.Tifrunner.gnm2.J5K5, whole genome shotgun sequence DNA window tgatgcaaatttttttcatggAGAGGCAAAGCATATTCAACATCAACTCCCAAAATGAATCTAACACACACACATGCAGCTACACAGAGCACAAACAACGTTCTCAAGAATCCAAAAATAGGGTCATATCATGGATAATCACCAAAGCCCTAAGCCTTAACACATTCTCCTAAACCCTAACATTGCAAACAGTAACAATGGATTTTCAACGATAATACAACCACATTGATCAGGAGATAAAACCACAATCACTctcacaaaataagaaaagaaagttaACCTACCTCTCACGCAAGGTGATGGAGTGCCCTTTTCGGTTGACCAACGTCGTCGCAAACCGGTCACCAACAACTCCAGCACACTGTCGTCATCGGTCAAGCCTGGTCGTCGCCGTTCAATGCTTCGTCTTCCTGGAGGAAACAACTAAGACGAAGGGATTGCAGGGGTTCATTCTTTTCAGAAGAAGGATGCAACTAGAGAGAGAATACGAAACAGGGATGAAAACCCAAGCGTTGTAACGGGGAGCAacgaaaacgacgccgtttaaGCCTTTGCTGACGTGTCACACTAACGGCCAGGTCAGTATATGTTCACGCCATTATTCAAACatttgacggaaggactaacgtaaccaattttaaattttttggggaTAATTTTTATGATCTTTTTCTTACGGGGACTCGTTTGGAGATCGGGCTATCTTTCGGGGAccaatttgactatttactcaataaaattaatagtaaagtatttttttctgcaattttttaaaaaaatattcttaatatttaattgtatttaattttatcttaacgttttcaatttatgttaaaattatttttttagacatTAATTCCATATAAAATAttacaaacaaaatttaaaatttttaaaaataattttgacacaaatctaaaattttaaggataaaattaaataaatctaaaatattaaggataacgttaaataaaatttaatgttaaaaatatttaaaaaaaattataaacgttaggataataacaaatatatttcaCCCTAAAATTAAAACAAGTTTTGCAATGGAGTATTAATAATAATGTGGGCATAGTTTCGTCTTATTTTTCTATGTCACTCACTGTACATTTACACAATACACACAATTGGAAGAATGTAAGGAAACCAGATAGTTTTTCAGGTCAAGGAAAAATATAGAGGTTAAAGTCAAAATAATAGTGGGTAATTTCTATGTAGTGTGGGAGATTGAAATTTTACATTAGCATCTCTAATTTGATGCTCCATCATAAGTAATAGTGATAATTAAGTTACACAAAAACTGGTTACTAATATGAATTTGTATTAATGGTTACTTGGAGCACTTCAAGCATGTGGGGATGTAGCTCAGATGGTAGAGCGCTCGCTTAGCATGCGAGAGGTACGGGGATCGATACCCCGCATctccattttctattttttatccttcttttactTAATGAAttttttccataattttttttaaaaaatttccaaataaattgaaaataaaaaacttatttatatttacttGATCAACCagaaaaacaagaaatatttgTTGGATTTCGTTatgttgataaaaaaaatatttttttattttttaatatatttgataaatttttaatagtaaaaataaaaatattaaaaaataatatttttttaaaaaattataatttatatttaaaaaaaaatttttaaaaatattttttacataataaatatataaaaaaatatttttatattattatactcaaatataattgataaataaaaaaattttaaataaaatattcaaacgtAAAATTGTTTTCActttttataaaatctttaaaaaaaaaaataactaaaaatcttattcgATTTTGATTTCTCAacataagttttttttatttattatttaaataaaatactcagaTGTATGGAGAGACAACGGAGTTCGAAAACATTGTGGCAACAAAAACGAAGAACAGAGAGATTCTCACTTCCCAGGCGTGTGAGAAAGAAAGAGATCTACCATAGTTTACAGTGGGTGCGTCTACACCTAATCACAGATTCAACaccaaccaacaacaacaacaatcaccgATTCGAAATCAAAATCTCAATCTGGTAATCTGGTTCTACTCAATTCTGAAATCATGTGGGGAACCATTGCTAATTTGAAGGAAAATCTCAACAAGATTGCCCTCGATGTTCACGACGATGAAGACGAAGACGACAACGCCGTCTTTTTCTCCTCCTACAGATCCCCCGCCGCCGCCGCCGACAACAACAACCACTCTTCCGTCTCCGATCGCCGGAACTCTCACAGCTTCGCGCACTCCAAATCTCCGGTTCCTAGGTCGCCGCTTTCCAATGTAACAACGGATCCTCACTCTGCTTCTGAGGTAAGCTCCTTTTTAATTCTGTGCTTTTTGCGTTTTGCTTTCAACTCTTATTCAATAAATTTAGTTTTAGGATAAGGTTTTGTGAtggttttatacttttatatatattacttgaAATTGTATGTATTTAGCAGTGTGTGTAAATGCATAATATGTATAATCAGTTCTGGAAGTTACTGCATAATAATTCCACCATCGAAAGATGATTGAAAATTACAAATAGTAATGTATCGGGTTAATGTTCAATGCTTCAATTTGATTCCTAAAATATACCGTTGGTCCTTCTATTAACTTTTTGTGCCGGCGAGTCACCGTTAAGAACGTGACCTGAGGCAAATTTTCCCTCGCACTACAGCGGTTATCAGTGAGACGTTATCGGGAAGTTAAGGTTAGGACTTAAGACCAACTTGATTCACGTTAGGATCTACCAAATTGATTCGTTGAATTTTCGAAGGATCAAATTGACTTATTCATGATCCTTGCATGTCCTAGGTCATGAGGTGTAGACATCtttttgttggatttttttttttcagtcagTAGATTTTTTGGTTACATAACAATTTAGGCAGGTTCGGCAGTGTCAGTGCATCTAGATTGTAGGACAGTGTATGCCTTAGGGCTCAGTGAGGGCTTACATAGGGTACTTACGGATCGCCTACATCTTACCAAGAGGGCCATCTCAATCAATATTTACTTGGTGTCTTGATAATAGTTTTATCTATCACAGCTTGTTTGAAGTAGTGAAGAAGTTTGTTATGAGCATGAGAGTATTGTGAATTTAGGCATACATGTAATGCAATTTATACATCCCGTGGCTCTTCTATGTTCTTATTTAGAGTTCTATGAGTACCTATAATGATAGGCTtagtttttgtttgtttattgctTATTAAGGCGGTTTTGATTTTTTATCATTGTAAGGATGGGAATGTTAATGATTATAAGTGATTGCTAATGATATATTGGCTCTGCCACCTTTTCAAAGATTGTGTATTGATGACTGAGCTAGTAGGATTAAATTGCCTATTCTTGGTGCTGGCTTCATGGAGCTTAATATTTAATCTAGAGATTTtctttttaatgaaatttatatATTACAAGTGTAATGCATTAAGAGTTTGTGCATTACAATTCTCCCATTGAATACTGTAGTTGATTTTGGTAAGTAGTTTGGTCAAAGATGTCATTTTAAAATTTCTTGCAGATAGAACAATACAAAGCAGAAATCAAGAGGCTTCAAGCATCAGAGGCAGAAATTAAAGCGCTATCAGTTAATTATGCAGCtctattaaaagaaaaagaagtatggCTGGCTAttagtttttcatcatcttcgtACCTGAGTCAATTTTTTCAATTTGTTCAACAATCAAgtgcagatttttttttttattgctcCACATGAGTTTTAACCCTCTAACTATTTTTATGTCACAGGATCAGATTATTAGGTTAGGTAAAGAAAATACCTCATTAAAACAGAACTCGGAGCCTAAGAGTCCAGCATCTTCAAATGGCACATACATGATCAAGGTTAACTAGTATTCTAATGAAATTTCTATTAAAGGAAATTTAGTGTCTGTCTTGTAAAATATTTTACCCATGCTGTAAGTACTTCATCACATGAAAGTATGTAAAGTTGTAAACCCCGTACATCCTATTGTGATGTAGTTGATAGAATTTTGCTATATGTCACATTTATGCTGACAATAACTAAGGATTTATTGACTACTCATTACTTATAAATATTTGTGCAGGGAAATGGTGACCAATCTTCAAATAGGCAGCATAGATACACACCTCATATTAAAAATCACTATGCTGCAAACAATGGATCCATGTCTGCTTTGGATCCCGATGCCATTCAAAGTAAGATGACTTCAAAACATTCAAACTTACAAGTAACAGAGAAGGTAATGATGCCTTAGATTATGGTTTTTTTTAAAGAATGCCTCAACTTAGGAAGATTGACCATTAGGTGGCATTCATTAATATGTCTTGCCCAAATCTTTGATCAAGTATATTTAATCATTTTCTTCAATGAAaatagcttttgatttttttcctttttttagaaaaaatattatttattttattttgcttttgggTGCACCCTTCCTAGAATCCTGTATTAACGTAGGATGCTTGTGCACTGGATtgccctttattttattttgtttaatgttTTTGTTGTTAGAAAACTTTTCTTTGTTTggttaatttgatttattttatttttttagaattcatGATATTGTTATTTTTAGTGATGAATGAACTTGACAACAGATGTATGAATGACTTCTAGGAGCTTGCAGATTTGACAGAGGAAAAACATAGCCCCACAGCAGCTGTTCTACATACTCGTGAGATACAAAAATTAAAGTTGGAATTGGAGCAAGAGCGCAATAAATTGGCAAACATTCAACTAAAATACCAGGGTCTATATTCAGCACTTCAGTATCTATTAGATTTTGTCACATTTTGGGAGTGTAAACTAAATAATTGCTAACTATCATGTTCTTTCTTTCGATTTCAGAGGAACAGAAATTGAACAAGTCTTTCCAGGATGAGCTTAAATTATCAAAGTTGGAAAGAGAAAAAGTAAGTTTGTAaacaatagaaattttttttatgatcatGCTGCTAAAACACTACATCTTCTATGTTAGAAGCTTCCTGAGGAAACAAATCATGTATGTTTATTATTGAGAGAATTTACAAGCTGTAGGAGCTTTTGGCATAATCAATAGGCCTATATTATCAAACTAAAGTATAGTTATACTTCAATTTCTGTGTAGTTTGGTATGTCAATTTCCAATTCTTCAAAATCTCCAAATCATTATTCAAACTGGGAAGGAATAATCTGATcattttgttgataattttaattgtatTATTGGGTAGTAGGTTATGTCTTTTCGAGGAATCTAGAAGCTGGTTTTATGGTAGTTTGCAAAATTATGAGCTGAATTATTTTTGTTGCTTGGCAGACAACACAGGAGATGAGCAAATTGCGTGATGAATTGAATGAGAGAGTATCGGAAGTAAAACTTCTGCAACTGGAGCTAACTAGACGCGAAGATGAAGAACCAGTTGAAGCTGTGGACACCTTGAAGAGATTAATCCAAACTTTAGAGAAGGAAAACACTGCTCTTCAGGTTGATTGATATTTTTACTGTATCCTAATACATTCTGTCATAAAGATTTTCCACCATATTATCACTCAAATTGATAATGATTTTTGATATCGCATTTCAGAATGCACTCTAATATACcctatgttattattattagatggAAAAGAATGAACTTGAAGCTGCACTTAAAACAAGCAGGGCGTCTTTCACTGGGAAAATGTCATCTGATGCTTCCCAGTTTCAGAACAAGGATGCAGGCATTAGCAGTGATGTCAGTATTTAATAGCAATACTTAGTTTTCCAGTTGTGCATTAATAATCATGTCAATAATCATTATcttctctatttttgttttttttctcccTTCTGTTAACAGACATCAGACCCATCCAAAAGTTTTCcagaagaagaagacatggaaaGGTCCATAGAAAAGCTAAGTAAAGATTTGAAGGAAACACAAAAGCAGAGGGACAAAGCCGTACAAGAATTAACCCGCCTTAAACAACATTTGTTAGAAAAGGTTTCATTTATTTGCCCATTAATTTTGGAATAAAGGATGATTGAGCATGATGTCATTTAAGAACCAAATGATCTGCTCATTATTTTTTATCTGTGTTTGATCTCATAAATTGTCAGTCACATAATATATTTCCCCCTTAACTGTCCAAGAGAATGAACTAAAATTGCATACATCCAGATGAATTTCACATATCACTTGTGTGGTTGAGTCAAAGATGTTAACATTGCTGTGTTGTCTAGGAATCGGAAGAATCAGAAAAAATGGATGAGGATAGCAAAATCATTGAAGATTTACGTGATAACAACAATTATTTAAGGGCACAAATATCAAATCTTGAGAGAACTCTGAAGGAAGCAACTTCAAGCCAGGAGAAACTGAAGATGGAAAACAACAATGAAATTCTAAAGTCCAGGGAAATCATCGATGACCTGAACAAAAAGCTTACCAACTGTATGAGCACAATATGTGCTAAGAATATGGAACTTTTAAATCTACAGACAGCTCTTGGACAGTATTATGCTGAAATTGAAGCTAAGGTTGTCTCTATTCACATAACAAACATAATTTGAGTTGTTAATGTTCCCTTTAACTTCCTCTTTCTGAGTATCTTTATTATCTGTATGTCTATTGTTGCATCGAGTAAGCTCATCGAGTAAGCTTATATCCACTGTCAATTTGTTTTTTCAGGAACATTTAGAGGAAGTGTTGGCTCATGCAAGAGAAGAAACAGCTAGGCTTTCTCAGCTGTTGAAAGTacagatctctctctctctctctctctaaacatCTTTCACTCTAGATGGAAACACTTTCTTACAATGTGTTTCACTTTAGAATAggttgtaaaatttttttaagggaCTACTCTGTTTAATCTTAttcaaattttgttttcttttatttttctctttaactACTTGGTGTCTCTAATTAGCCATATTGACAGGATGCAGATTCGAAAGCCAATGTATTGAGgggtgaaaaagaagaaattttagcCAAGCTTTCTCAATCTGAGAAGGTACAATCAGAATGGAGAAGTAGAGTAAGTAAACTAGAGGAAGACAATGCCAAATTGAGACGAGCTCTTGAGCAGAGTATGACACGGCTAAATAGAATGTCAGTGGATTCTGATTTTCTCGTTGACAGGTTAGTACGCTTCTTTAAAGTATTGTTTGGATAAGCAGGGATTTGTTCTTTTGAAGACACTCTTGGCTATGTTTTCTTGTATCTATTCttagttttgcaaaatttccTTCTTGAAAAGTTGTAACGGGTTTCAATTTAGACTTGTGTAGTAGGATTGGCCTGCTTCCTTTTGAGAGAGTAAATCAACATACTAATCTAAGTTTTATTCATACAGGCGCATTGTTATAAAGTTACTTGTAACATATTTTCAAAGAAATCACAGCAAAGAGGTATGGAAATCTTCAAATTATACTTCCATCAATTAGATTCATCATGCAAATTAGTatttagtttattaattttatttaggaGATATctatgaaaaaataaataccaTGCAAGTATTAGGGTTTTGAAGAATTGGATACGAGTTTCGTTTTAAGTTGTTGTAAGGCTCAATTCAGTGCACAAGGTTATCATGTACTCCACTTTCTTAAAATTTGACATTGGGGCAGGTATTGGATCTAATGGTTCGCATGCTGGGATTCTCTGAAGAGGACAAGCAAAGGATAGGCAGTGCTCAGCAAGGTCCAGGAAAAGGTGTTGTCCGGGGAGTTCTTGGGCTGCCTGGCCACCTGGTTGGAGGTATATTGGGAGGAGTTTCGGCTGAATCAGCTGCGAATGTGGGTTCTGATAACCAGGTAACTTCTAAATCTTGTACCAAAAGAGAATTATTCACCGTCACTTCTAACCAGACTTCTATATTttgattatttgttttgattACTAATAAGTGCTTTTACTCTTCCCTTTCAGTCCTTTGCGGATTTGTGGGTTGATTTTCTTCTCAAGGAGActgaagaaagagagaagagggagtcAGCTGGAACTACAGGTACATCCATGGAAGATTCGCAAGATACAAGTTCAAATACTAATTCTGCTGCTTCACCATTTTCTAATCAGAGGTTCAGCACTGATACATCGCCATATAATTCATCCATTAATAACAAAAGTCCTCTGCCTCGTGGATATTTTCATCAATCTGACGAAAATGGTTCCGAGTTCTCCACTGTTCCTCTTACATCATCAGATAGCAAAACTCCTAGTTCAAAACCGTTCACTAGATACTAAGTATAAATTCGTTTTGTCAAAATGAATCACAGGTATAGAGGTCATCATTAAATTTTAGGCATGCCTTGTTCAATTAATTCTTTCATTATAatgaatgtattttattttattcacaaAAAGGTTACATAGATTGGATTCTCTTGCGTAATGTGGAACTTGGGAAAATTGATGTAAATTCTATGTAGTACACAGCTTATTACTACCAGCTATCTTATTTGGCCTGGCTTGTAAAGTTGTAATTACTAGTGAATTAGAACCTTTCCACCATTTTTGGGGCTAAGGTATAAACAACAGCTAACATCACACACTATATTTCTGgtaaaccaagaaaaaaaaaagggagcaTACTATTACTTTTACCTTACAGTGGAAATTATTGAAATTTTACAAGTCAAGACACATAGTAGAAGCCAGCAAGACCCCTATGCTTGCACTGTTAGGAACTACTTGAAGTTAAGATAAACCCTTTACACTTTATTACAACCACCTAAAACCCATCCCGGACATGATAAAGGGTGGTATCTGATACATAGAAACGAGGCTCTGGCAACCTATAAACAAGTAGAGCCCTTTTTATCTTTCTGATGTTTCGATTTACTAATCTAATTTCTTACCCTTAAAAGGACCCCTAGGGATCTTACTCAAGACCTTGGCATCAAACAGAGAATACTGCTTTTTAATCTTAATGGTTGCCTTCTCAGCAAATGGGTCTATCTTATCCTCGTATTTCTCATACAAGACCGGAACCGTGTGCAACAAAACAAAGGCTGTTCAACAAGAGAAAATAAGCAAATTAAAATGAGATTTCTTACTAGAAAGAAGAAATTGATGTAATTAACTGAAGTACTAATTGCTCTTACTTATGTAGAATAATGTGAGGAAATTTCCCCAGCTCCCCACGATTGATAGAATCCATAAGCCAGCAATAACCTAACATAGTATCCACAATCGAATCCTCAACGTACTAAATTTAGGCATCCATTTAATTATTAAAGCAAAGCAGCATGTATTAGATGCTAGAAAGCAACATAAGATGCTAGAAAGCAACATACAACGAGAAATTTCTTCAAATCTCTTCCAGAAGCAATATCTCGCAGACTGGTGAGTCCCCGGTTGATTTCGATTCGCAATGCAGACACAACTTGCAGAAACGGCTCCTCAGGAAGATGAACTTGAGGGATGCGAGGCAGAGCTCTACAATATATCATCATTTGATATTCCATCATCAAATCCAAATTGCTAAGTTAAAAACAACATAGACTTTAAGAACATGAACTTACTTGTGGATAAAAGTATGGACATTGGACCACAAGAACAGAATTGCTAGCAATAGTATTGATATGTGACACACTAGAGTAAGGAGGTGGAACTCGAGCAACTCGAAAAGGACCCAAACGGCAGTGGCTCCGCCGAGTAAACCGGCAGatatcttcttgttcctccacaaCAACACATCAGCAGCTGCAACCAATAATTAACAATAAAGAGTCATAAGAACATAGCAGCATAAAAATACGAAGgcagcttcttttcttggtccCTCTAGAACCCATAACTGTATACAAGTTCTCCATTTTGATTATCTTCTCTTTAACAACTCGCTCAAATTCTTACTCTCTAGCATCcgtatatataaattaaacataaattctCAAATTCAAAATATGCAGATATTAACACGACatgatcaaataaaaaaaagagacagTAAAAGCTCACAGGTCACAGCTGGAAAAAGAAAATAGTGTCATGAAAGtaacataattataattaaaaaaaaaaattgacaacaTCCCACTATTTTCAGGGGCCACAAAAAGAAACAAGagcaataaaaatatatatttttttaacaaaaattagtaGCAttcaagagagagaaagagttacGTTTTCCAGCGCCGAAAACGGAATGAAGAGGCTTCTCTCTTCCGAAAAGGCGGAAAACACGGGCGTCCTTGACGGGTGAAGAAGCACGTTTTTCGGAATCGGAatccgaagaagaagaagaggaatggTGAGAGTGAAGCTTCTCGGATATCTCTTCCGTCAGCGAATCTCCTCCTCCGCCGCCGCCGGCGGTGGCAACAGCAGGATTGTTGAGTGTGTTGTTGGATTCCTCCGCCATTGAGCTCGCTGAAATTTTTGAACCCTAACCCTAATGCTTCGATTTCGGAATTCGGCACTCGGATTGTGCAAACTGCAAATGTAAGTGATTGATTGTGCGCCAAGTGTGACTTCGAGATgtgaaaatattttcatttacaaaataaagatta harbors:
- the LOC112744209 gene encoding golgin candidate 3, with protein sequence MWGTIANLKENLNKIALDVHDDEDEDDNAVFFSSYRSPAAAADNNNHSSVSDRRNSHSFAHSKSPVPRSPLSNVTTDPHSASEIEQYKAEIKRLQASEAEIKALSVNYAALLKEKEDQIIRLGKENTSLKQNSEPKSPASSNGTYMIKGNGDQSSNRQHRYTPHIKNHYAANNGSMSALDPDAIQSKMTSKHSNLQVTEKELADLTEEKHSPTAAVLHTREIQKLKLELEQERNKLANIQLKYQEEQKLNKSFQDELKLSKLEREKTTQEMSKLRDELNERVSEVKLLQLELTRREDEEPVEAVDTLKRLIQTLEKENTALQMEKNELEAALKTSRASFTGKMSSDASQFQNKDAGISSDTSDPSKSFPEEEDMERSIEKLSKDLKETQKQRDKAVQELTRLKQHLLEKESEESEKMDEDSKIIEDLRDNNNYLRAQISNLERTLKEATSSQEKLKMENNNEILKSREIIDDLNKKLTNCMSTICAKNMELLNLQTALGQYYAEIEAKEHLEEVLAHAREETARLSQLLKDADSKANVLRGEKEEILAKLSQSEKVQSEWRSRVSKLEEDNAKLRRALEQSMTRLNRMSVDSDFLVDRRIVIKLLVTYFQRNHSKEVLDLMVRMLGFSEEDKQRIGSAQQGPGKGVVRGVLGLPGHLVGGILGGVSAESAANVGSDNQSFADLWVDFLLKETEEREKRESAGTTGTSMEDSQDTSSNTNSAASPFSNQRFSTDTSPYNSSINNKSPLPRGYFHQSDENGSEFSTVPLTSSDSKTPSSKPFTRY
- the LOC112744210 gene encoding reticulon-like protein B3 — protein: MAEESNNTLNNPAVATAGGGGGGDSLTEEISEKLHSHHSSSSSSDSDSEKRASSPVKDARVFRLFGREKPLHSVFGAGKPADVLLWRNKKISAGLLGGATAVWVLFELLEFHLLTLVCHISILLLAILFLWSNVHTFIHKALPRIPQVHLPEEPFLQVVSALRIEINRGLTSLRDIASGRDLKKFLVVIAGLWILSIVGSWGNFLTLFYITFVLLHTVPVLYEKYEDKIDPFAEKATIKIKKQYSLFDAKVLSKIPRGPFKGKKLD